CCTCTTTTTGACTTTTTCTTTCTGGAGTTTACAAGTAATGGACCATGAGGCCTGAGTTAGAAGGTGTCTGTACACTTAAGGCTCTGCTGTGCTCCGCTGAAGGGGACACAGTGATGTGCAGCTAGAAGAgcgggagagggagagaggaaaGGCCAGCATTTTTTGATGTGGAAGTGTGTGAGGTTGTGCTgtttgtctatgtgtgtgtgtatgcttgtaCGACTGTGCATGAAATGTTCTGTTCACTGTGTCCTCCCAGCAAAGCCTTTCCTCGACCCGTCTAAGTTATCCAACACCCCCCAGGGCTCCCCATCACTGTCCGAGGCCCTGTCGCGTTCTTCATCGCCCAgctcgtcgtcgtcatcttcgtCCTCCTCTTCTGGGGATGGCTCACTCCCATTTTCTGTGGCCCAGCTGTCGTCCTCGTCCTCGGCCTCCTGCTTCACAACAACAGCTGGCGGAGGCGGTGGCGGCGGAGGCGGGGGCAGCGCACTCTCGTTACTATCCGTTTGGTCCTCAAAGGCCTCTGGGTTCTCCAGCATCTCCCTGATCAAAGGAGGCATCGGGCCTGGGATCTCCATCTTTAGAGTGATGGCTCTTTCTGCACCTGAAAATAAAGTGTGTAAAAATTTACACATAGAAAATAAATTTCATCTGGTTTCACAGAAGAAAGTACGAAGACCTGTATTGCACTTTAAAATATCATGCACAACTGATGCACAAAACATTTGTGAAGACGCAGAAAAAGTTCAGGAAAAACAATTTATGGTGAGTAACAAATACTAAGTTTTCAATACATGCATTACAACAGGGAATACAAGTTCAGTGTCAACACGTTGTTTTTGTGATATCTCGTGAGTAAAGTTTAGAATGCAACTAACTGAAATCTACCTCCTTTACCTCTTCCTATAAAAATGGAGGCTACATCAGTTTCCTTTTAACATGTTGTCAGACAAATACCTTTACTCAAACCCATTTCTGTAGCTTGTTTGAAGGAAAAACTGCTACTGGAGTTATGTTCCGGTTGGAAAAAGTACAGACACATCCAAAGtcgttttaaacatttttccAAACACTGACCCTTTGTGCTGATCCCTCTGAGGTCAGTGATCTTCATCAGCATGCGGGGGAACATGTGAGGTTTGTTTGGACGTCTACGACGGGCATAGATTTTAAGAGCTTCAAGTAGCGGCTCCTGCAGCTTATCCACTTTCTCGGGCTCCTCCAGATCCATGCGGTCTGGTGTGTGATACAGAAAATGCAAAAACTGCATTTAACATTTCAGAGATCCCTTATCGAATGAAAGCTGTGGCACATTTACAGGAAAAAAATATGCCACAGGGCCTGTTCAACATTGAATGAAACAATGGGGGTGTGAGTGCTGCAGTACCTCCACATATAAGGCAGATGGCACTGAGGAGACCGGTTTCTGTGTCATCCATCTCCAGGGGTAGAAGCTGACCAGCAAAGGCAAAGACCAGATCTGTTAGCGGCCCAAAACCAGCGTTGTGCATCTGAGTTCGGTTCAATGTCAGGCCATCGGAGAAGGTCATAGTGTCCTGCTCTGGGGTGTAGCGTGTGCAGATTCTCAACATCTACAAGATCAAAAATAAGACATAAAGTTTAAACAAATGTTGAATCATAATCTGAATGATTATTCTTAAGCAAAGAGCTTCAAGTCAGCAACAACTAAGCAAACTTGCACTACCACCGTTAGACACCAGATGCCAACAAACTAAATCAAGGAGATGTGGTCATTTTTAAAAGCTCCTCACCAGTATGTCCAGGCACGCTGACTTCAGTAAAGTGATTTGGTCAGCAATGGTGAGGCTGGTGAAACCCGGCAGCCGCTTGGCAAATTCCACAATCTTGATGATGCATTTGGTGGAAAGTTCGCTAAACTTATCCCAGAGTCCTAGGTCCAGCTGAACACGGTGGTCTGAGCTGGAGTTCTGAacacacacaagccccgccctcaCAGTTTAGCATACAGTACCGCAGGAAGTGTGCAACCCTGTTTGCATCAAGGCCTAATGTGACAGTCTCTCAACACATTTACATTTTTcatcaataaaataaataaaaatctattaTTTACATGTTGCATCAATCATGCAGAGGCCACACAGAAGGCTTAATTGACAACTGGCCTATTTAGGGCACCACTATGTGGAGAAACTGAATGGGAATTTATGGTTGGCAGGAATTTGGAGAGACCTCTGTCGGTACTGCACAAAACAAGATCAGACCTACAGGTTCCTGAGCTGGACTTACTGTGGTGTATTTTCCCAGCTGGCAAAGGGACGGAAAGGTCTCTTGGTGAGCTTTGCTGACTTTATTGACCAACTCTTCCAGCTCTCCACTGAGCTCATAACTCTCAGGAAGcaccacctcctccttcacatccttcttcttcttgtttctgtcATTACGCACCGCTACATGACATAACATAGAAAAACAGCAAATGTGAGAAAGAATTCAATACAGGATCCTTTTTATTTCGCACTTTAATAGATCAGTAACTGAAAATTCAGTGATGATCATAGTGGAAACAATAACTCAGTCGTATCAGAAGCTGCTCTTAAAGGCTATGTAAATCTCTCTCTATCATCCACTTGCTTTCATGTCAATCTATCAATCCACTGATCCACACAGGCCAGTCCACTCTCTCCCACACTGCCTCCTCTCCCCCATCCGCCTCCCATACTTTCCTTCCTCTCAGGATATCCAGTAATAGCAGAGGCACAATGTGATCCCGGTCCTAACACACATCCCACACAAACATTACACCCACATACATGTCCCACGGGCTCTGTAAAGGGCAAGGAACTGTCGCAATTATCTGTTTGAGATCTTGGTCTGTCATAATCTCCTCGGTTTGTGGGGGGCTCACCTTCCTTGGACATGCCGACCTCGAAGCACTTCTGCAGCCTGCAGTACTGGCAGCGGTTGCGTGTGACCTTGTTAATCTGGCAGTTCTTATCCCGGTGACAGGTGTACACCATGTTCTTCTGGATACTACGGCGGAAGAAACCCTGAAGCATCAGGAAACAAAAGACAAAAGAGGAAAGTGCAAGAGTAAGAAATTGGGTGGAATAGTTATCAAACAGAGGATGTGACATTTAACTTTGTGCGGATTGCCTTCCTTTTCTCAGCTTGATGGGAACGTTGCAGTCTTACTTTTGTCTGCAAAACATGTAATCAACAAGCAGAAGCTAAAAATGCCCTGACAGGTTCTTCTCACCTTGCAGCCCTCACAAGAGCTGACCCCGTAGTGATACCCTGAGGACTTGTCCTGGCACACAAAGCAGGGCTTGTAGACTCGAGGCGGAGGAGGGGGAGACGGAGAACTGGGTACCATCTCCTCTGAGCTGGTGCTCTGGGTTTCCACCGCTGTGCAAGCAGAAGAACAAAGATGGCAGGAGTGTGAAATTTGTCACTGGATATTGCTTTCAAAGCCACTGTTCAGCTTACAAATGCCTCATGCGCACTTGTCAGTTTCTACAGCAGATATATACGGATGGATGAGTGTCTCACTGAGACAGATGACAGATATTTCCTTTTCTAGATGGACACCAAGTAACAGTTACCGCAGGTTTAGAGATAATTCAGAATAAATTTCcacttttttttaaatagatCCGATTACAACCTGAAAGAAATATGTGGTGCAGCGTAAACAGAATTTAGAGGCACTAATTATCGTCTTTTAAACAAGTCTTTTCAGCATAAAATGGAATTTTATTTCAGCGACTTTGAAACATCAAGCTACAGTGAGTAAGATGATGGACACGAGCTTGGATGAGGATAGGTATCAGCTGCTGAAGCAGTCAAAGCTGGCTGTGCCTCATTCCACACCGACAATGCGTCGACACCTTAAACGTCACAATCACACAGGCTTGATAAGCTGGTGAGGCTTCACTTCTAACTTTCAAACCAGCCCAGCTGTGATGCCAGTGTCTCCTCGTGCCGCATGCTCGCTATGGT
The sequence above is a segment of the Nothobranchius furzeri strain GRZ-AD chromosome 15, NfurGRZ-RIMD1, whole genome shotgun sequence genome. Coding sequences within it:
- the rarga gene encoding retinoic acid receptor gamma-A isoform X2 is translated as MFDCMEALGMGPRQLYDVTSRGACMLRKASPFFAGLDPFAWTGSASVQSVETQSTSSEEMVPSSPSPPPPPRVYKPCFVCQDKSSGYHYGVSSCEGCKGFFRRSIQKNMVYTCHRDKNCQINKVTRNRCQYCRLQKCFEVGMSKEAVRNDRNKKKKDVKEEVVLPESYELSGELEELVNKVSKAHQETFPSLCQLGKYTTNSSSDHRVQLDLGLWDKFSELSTKCIIKIVEFAKRLPGFTSLTIADQITLLKSACLDILMLRICTRYTPEQDTMTFSDGLTLNRTQMHNAGFGPLTDLVFAFAGQLLPLEMDDTETGLLSAICLICGDRMDLEEPEKVDKLQEPLLEALKIYARRRRPNKPHMFPRMLMKITDLRGISTKGAERAITLKMEIPGPMPPLIREMLENPEAFEDQTDSNESALPPPPPPPPPPAVVVKQEAEDEDDSWATENGSEPSPEEEDEDDDDELGDEERDRASDSDGEPWGVLDNLDGSRKGFAGRTQ
- the rarga gene encoding retinoic acid receptor gamma-A isoform X1, with amino-acid sequence MATNREQQVGHMTGFPPAVYPFPFNSMRSHSPFDLLANSSLFGRFGADLPKEMAALSVETQSTSSEEMVPSSPSPPPPPRVYKPCFVCQDKSSGYHYGVSSCEGCKGFFRRSIQKNMVYTCHRDKNCQINKVTRNRCQYCRLQKCFEVGMSKEAVRNDRNKKKKDVKEEVVLPESYELSGELEELVNKVSKAHQETFPSLCQLGKYTTNSSSDHRVQLDLGLWDKFSELSTKCIIKIVEFAKRLPGFTSLTIADQITLLKSACLDILMLRICTRYTPEQDTMTFSDGLTLNRTQMHNAGFGPLTDLVFAFAGQLLPLEMDDTETGLLSAICLICGDRMDLEEPEKVDKLQEPLLEALKIYARRRRPNKPHMFPRMLMKITDLRGISTKGAERAITLKMEIPGPMPPLIREMLENPEAFEDQTDSNESALPPPPPPPPPPAVVVKQEAEDEDDSWATENGSEPSPEEEDEDDDDELGDEERDRASDSDGEPWGVLDNLDGSRKGFAGRTQ